The following coding sequences are from one Candidatus Nitrohelix vancouverensis window:
- a CDS encoding DUF2339 domain-containing protein — protein sequence MKEIPQAERPFIYFVLAIAFASAGLILYYACLIPPHVDEAGYWFNFTSRSFESRWAPNHQYPNHALAIYLPKFILPVLGETSLSLRLAPILFAFISWVVFWKFVHRVSGERGLAFLALALLLINPFYNQYASEMRGYTSYFLFAVLAYWILARLLDGPLQWRHWSAIFLLFLACYASTLSAPLFFSALLGALWILYAAAQWRSDSALLSAFRNRLEALPFFTFSAVATLTIGGIIFWIDRDFFFRSLQTHAEIPVNYWIIPDLFSTFLGYRYLDDPTYELARHWIGVWILFLAAFVLGCVDLLRARHPMALLFVVILAITILFFAFGGRQAPLRSAIFLFPLIVWMQACGLMKLARWFEAKVPWIGGESRGGWRTLIALTAFCFVYLHASKLSRLDIASGNPYEQAQRYLKENVANNDLVISTLPDAMGAFYFGSLIREQTRKIYENGRLDRVYYLAPEEDLKSIEMEPALTPGKKEAVASMDGFEVVARFRNSGARPSSVIIYRRTVGTPPLARLESDLLGIPDYFGNKGRVCDKQTTGKGFRLNCGDSVVVCANQIFQLPEKKNQKGQIVIFHHVNDKGMRVVSLGAVNRAKLHSGNLQLGEEFFRPVYRLNPLIANQEDLDRHRSNIPLYDLSYQRIGAGEEGLLLCLSGALFQGNSDLRGFAIFPTPF from the coding sequence ATGAAAGAAATCCCGCAAGCAGAGCGACCTTTCATTTACTTTGTTCTGGCGATTGCCTTCGCCAGCGCCGGGCTGATTCTCTATTACGCCTGCCTGATACCGCCGCATGTCGACGAGGCGGGCTACTGGTTTAACTTCACTAGCCGGTCGTTTGAAAGTCGCTGGGCGCCGAATCATCAATACCCCAATCATGCCCTGGCGATTTATTTGCCGAAATTCATCCTTCCTGTTCTGGGCGAGACGAGCCTGAGTTTGCGTCTGGCTCCCATTCTGTTCGCCTTCATCAGCTGGGTCGTGTTCTGGAAATTTGTGCATCGCGTCTCTGGCGAGCGCGGGCTTGCCTTTCTGGCTCTGGCCTTGCTGTTGATCAATCCTTTTTATAACCAGTACGCTTCCGAGATGAGAGGCTACACTTCTTATTTTTTGTTTGCGGTCCTTGCTTACTGGATTCTGGCGAGGCTGTTGGACGGCCCGCTTCAATGGCGGCATTGGTCGGCGATCTTTTTGCTCTTTTTGGCCTGCTATGCGTCCACGCTGTCCGCGCCTCTATTTTTCAGCGCGCTCCTCGGCGCCTTGTGGATTCTCTACGCCGCGGCTCAATGGCGTTCCGACAGCGCTCTGCTCAGCGCTTTCAGGAATCGCTTGGAGGCGCTTCCTTTTTTTACCTTCAGCGCTGTTGCGACGCTGACGATCGGCGGGATCATTTTCTGGATCGATCGCGATTTCTTTTTCCGTTCTCTGCAGACGCATGCGGAGATACCGGTGAATTACTGGATCATTCCCGATCTGTTCTCCACCTTTCTCGGCTACCGTTATCTGGACGATCCGACTTATGAACTGGCGCGGCACTGGATCGGCGTCTGGATTTTGTTTCTCGCCGCCTTTGTTTTGGGGTGCGTCGATCTACTGCGGGCGCGCCATCCGATGGCCCTGTTATTCGTCGTCATTCTTGCGATCACGATTCTGTTTTTTGCGTTTGGTGGACGCCAGGCGCCCTTGCGTTCGGCGATTTTTTTGTTCCCGCTGATCGTATGGATGCAAGCCTGCGGCCTGATGAAACTGGCGCGCTGGTTCGAAGCGAAGGTTCCTTGGATTGGAGGCGAGTCGCGCGGCGGCTGGCGGACGTTGATCGCCCTGACGGCGTTCTGCTTTGTCTACTTGCACGCAAGCAAGCTTTCGCGCCTGGATATCGCATCGGGAAATCCTTACGAGCAGGCGCAGAGGTATTTAAAAGAAAATGTCGCGAATAACGATCTTGTGATCTCTACCCTGCCGGATGCGATGGGGGCGTTCTATTTTGGATCCTTGATAAGAGAGCAAACCAGAAAAATCTATGAGAATGGGCGTCTGGATCGCGTTTACTATCTTGCCCCTGAGGAAGATCTCAAGTCTATCGAGATGGAGCCGGCGTTAACGCCGGGGAAAAAAGAAGCGGTCGCATCTATGGATGGCTTCGAAGTCGTTGCTCGTTTCAGGAATAGCGGGGCGCGTCCATCTTCCGTAATCATCTATCGGCGAACGGTGGGGACGCCCCCGCTGGCGCGACTGGAAAGCGATCTTCTGGGAATTCCGGATTATTTTGGAAATAAGGGACGTGTGTGCGACAAGCAAACAACGGGAAAAGGATTTCGTTTGAACTGCGGAGATTCGGTGGTTGTGTGTGCGAATCAAATCTTTCAACTACCTGAGAAGAAAAATCAGAAAGGTCAGATTGTCATCTTTCATCACGTCAATGACAAGGGAATGCGGGTGGTCTCGTTGGGCGCTGTCAATCGAGCCAAGCTCCATTCGGGGAACTTGCAGTTGGGCGAGGAATTTTTCAGACCGGTTTATCGGCTCAACCCGTTGATCGCCAATCAGGAGGATCTGGATCGGCATCGGAGCAATATTCCTTTGTATGATTTGAGCTATCAACGGATAGGCGCGGGAGAGGAGGGTTTGCTCCTGTGTTTGTCCGGCGCCTTGTTTCAGGGGAATTCGGATTTGCGCGGCTTTGCGATTTTCCCGACGCCTTTCTAG
- a CDS encoding glycosyltransferase family 4 protein: MNENASDQRLNTLVVATTFPRWEKDTEPSFVLDLSEQLAKTASLTVLAPHAPGAKFQDNLRGVPIIRYPYSYPTAQQAVCYDGGILPNLKSRPGAKGQLPGFLLSQLWHLWRVIRKRRINFVHCHWVIPQGIFVALVCRALKIPYILTAHGGDAFAFKNSAFVGRLKGFALSGALHCAVNSQAVRRALEPHSPKTSFPQIPNGIDSALFNGNKKDPSLKERFQCKGTLILGVGRFVEKKGFAYLIDAMPGILQSDPDARLLLVGYGPEEAALKKRVTDNKLNDVVQFPGPRSGEDLAALYATADIFIGPSIVADSGDTEGQGIVFLEALASETAVIASNVGGIADVIRDRETGLLVPQKNAEAIASAAAALIQNPDLVEQFRSNGRNLIESRYSWEQAGADYLKLYQEAATSQGLSL; encoded by the coding sequence ATGAACGAAAACGCCTCTGACCAACGACTGAACACTCTGGTGGTGGCAACCACCTTCCCGCGTTGGGAGAAGGACACCGAGCCTTCCTTCGTTCTCGATCTTTCGGAACAACTTGCGAAAACCGCATCGCTCACGGTTCTGGCGCCGCACGCCCCCGGCGCAAAGTTTCAGGACAATCTGCGCGGCGTCCCGATCATTCGATATCCCTACAGCTATCCGACCGCGCAACAGGCGGTGTGCTACGACGGCGGCATTCTCCCCAACCTGAAATCGCGACCGGGAGCCAAGGGACAATTGCCCGGCTTCCTTCTCTCGCAACTGTGGCATCTGTGGCGGGTGATTCGCAAACGCCGGATCAATTTCGTGCATTGCCACTGGGTGATCCCGCAGGGAATTTTTGTCGCCCTCGTCTGTCGCGCTCTGAAGATTCCCTATATTCTGACCGCGCATGGCGGCGACGCATTCGCGTTTAAGAACAGCGCCTTCGTCGGGCGACTCAAAGGCTTCGCTTTGTCGGGCGCCCTGCATTGCGCCGTCAACAGCCAGGCCGTGCGCCGCGCTCTGGAACCGCATTCGCCGAAAACTTCATTTCCGCAAATCCCCAACGGCATCGACTCGGCGCTCTTCAACGGAAACAAAAAAGACCCGTCACTCAAAGAGCGATTTCAATGCAAGGGAACGCTGATACTGGGGGTGGGACGTTTTGTCGAAAAGAAAGGCTTCGCGTATTTGATCGACGCCATGCCAGGGATATTACAAAGCGATCCCGATGCGCGCCTGCTTTTGGTGGGCTACGGACCGGAAGAGGCGGCTTTGAAAAAACGCGTCACCGATAACAAGCTGAACGACGTCGTGCAATTTCCCGGCCCCCGTTCCGGCGAAGACCTTGCCGCCTTGTACGCGACGGCGGATATCTTCATCGGCCCTTCCATCGTCGCCGACAGCGGCGACACCGAAGGCCAGGGCATTGTGTTTCTCGAAGCGCTGGCGTCGGAAACCGCCGTCATTGCTTCCAATGTCGGCGGCATCGCCGACGTGATCCGCGACCGCGAGACCGGTCTGCTCGTCCCGCAAAAAAACGCAGAGGCCATCGCCTCTGCAGCGGCGGCGCTCATCCAAAATCCCGATCTGGTGGAGCAGTTTCGAAGCAATGGAAGAAACCTGATCGAGTCCCGTTACAGCTGGGAGCAGGCCGGAGCGGATTACCTGAAGCTCTATCAGGAAGCCGCAACCTCTCAAGGACTGTCGCTTTAA